A window of the Verminephrobacter eiseniae EF01-2 genome harbors these coding sequences:
- a CDS encoding AAA family ATPase: MNAQHKITSLLDQLNTVIVGKRAQVQDCVACLLAGGHLLIEDMPGVGKTTLAHALSHTFGLQFSRVQFTADLMPSDLTGVSVYERGKQAFVFHPGPVFAQVLLADEINRASPRTQSALLEAMEEKQVSVEGETRALPQPFFVIATQNPNDQLGTFALPESQLDRFLMRISLGYPDRTAERILLAGTDRRDLVTRLLPLLSGQELLELQRQVQAVHTAGPLLDYVQDLVAATRSGRWFLQGLSPRAGIALLRAAKAQALISGRDYVAPDDVQAIVPQTIAHRLVPVGDAGRGVVEQVRAMVDATALP, translated from the coding sequence ATGAATGCACAGCACAAGATCACATCGCTTCTGGATCAGCTTAACACGGTGATTGTCGGCAAGAGGGCCCAAGTACAGGACTGCGTAGCTTGTTTGTTGGCGGGCGGCCATTTGCTCATCGAAGATATGCCGGGCGTGGGCAAGACGACGCTGGCGCATGCGCTGTCGCATACTTTTGGCTTGCAGTTTTCGCGTGTGCAGTTCACGGCCGACCTGATGCCCAGCGATTTGACCGGCGTTTCGGTGTACGAGCGTGGCAAGCAGGCTTTTGTGTTCCACCCGGGGCCGGTGTTTGCCCAGGTGCTGCTGGCCGACGAAATCAACCGCGCCAGCCCCAGGACGCAAAGCGCCTTGCTCGAAGCGATGGAGGAAAAACAGGTGTCGGTGGAGGGCGAGACCCGGGCCTTGCCGCAGCCCTTTTTCGTGATCGCGACCCAGAATCCGAATGACCAGTTGGGCACGTTTGCGCTGCCCGAGTCGCAGTTGGACCGTTTTTTGATGCGCATTTCGCTCGGCTACCCGGACCGCACGGCCGAGCGCATTTTGCTGGCCGGCACTGACCGGCGCGATCTGGTGACCCGCTTGCTGCCGCTGTTGTCGGGCCAGGAGTTGCTCGAGTTGCAGCGCCAGGTGCAGGCCGTGCACACGGCCGGGCCGCTGCTGGACTATGTGCAGGATTTGGTTGCGGCCACCCGTTCGGGCCGCTGGTTTCTGCAAGGGCTGTCGCCGCGCGCCGGGATTGCGCTGCTGCGCGCCGCCAAGGCGCAGGCCCTGATCAGCGGGCGCGACTATGTGGCGCCGGACGATGTGCAGGCCATCGTGCCCCAGACCATCGCCCACCGCCTGGTGCCCGTGGGCGATGCCGGGCGCGGCGTGGTCGAGCAGGTGCGCGCGATGGTGGACGCAACGGCGCTGCCCTGA
- a CDS encoding DUF58 domain-containing protein, whose amino-acid sequence MALMDSVASPLLPPTDTAPLLPPADKAHLPPPAARAPTPGHRALDRLDPLASVRRRFQRWWQERLPFCDSLLLTQRNVYILPTGAGWMLALTLLVLLIASINFQLNLGYLLTFLLAGSAVVGMHVCHANLRGITLQLQAPEPHFLGSSMAFKVQLSSARRSPRHGIALSVHGAGGAGPQWVWTDVPAQGQARVQLAFKPARRGLQRLPTLTAETRFPLGSFRVWTYWRPAAQVLVYPAPEVPAPPLPPSAPLADGSGSAVAQGSGEFDGVRAYRRGDPLKLVVWKKAAKSLASGSGDLLSRDAPQIRRHELWLDLAQAALPDPEARIARLTAWVLQADRMGLNYGLRLPGGQIAPGAGAAHRRRCLEALALC is encoded by the coding sequence ATGGCGCTCATGGACTCTGTGGCTTCACCCCTTTTGCCGCCGACGGATACGGCCCCTCTGCTGCCGCCAGCCGATAAGGCCCACCTGCCGCCGCCAGCGGCGCGGGCCCCGACCCCCGGTCATCGCGCCCTCGACCGGCTCGACCCGCTGGCGTCGGTGCGCCGCCGTTTCCAGCGCTGGTGGCAGGAGCGGCTGCCGTTTTGCGACAGCTTGCTGCTGACGCAGCGCAATGTCTACATCCTGCCCACCGGCGCGGGTTGGATGTTGGCGCTGACGCTGCTCGTGCTGCTGATCGCGTCGATCAACTTCCAGCTCAACCTGGGCTATCTGCTGACCTTTTTGCTGGCCGGCAGCGCCGTGGTGGGCATGCATGTCTGCCACGCCAACCTGCGCGGCATCACCTTGCAGTTGCAGGCGCCCGAGCCGCATTTTCTGGGCAGCAGCATGGCTTTCAAGGTGCAGTTGTCGAGCGCGCGCAGGTCGCCGCGCCATGGCATTGCGCTGTCCGTGCATGGCGCGGGCGGGGCGGGGCCGCAGTGGGTCTGGACCGATGTGCCCGCCCAGGGCCAGGCCCGCGTGCAACTGGCGTTCAAGCCCGCGCGCCGCGGCCTGCAGCGCCTGCCGACGCTGACGGCAGAGACGCGCTTTCCGCTCGGCAGCTTTCGCGTCTGGACCTACTGGCGCCCCGCCGCGCAGGTGCTGGTGTACCCGGCGCCCGAAGTGCCGGCGCCGCCCTTGCCCCCGAGCGCGCCGCTGGCCGACGGCAGCGGCAGCGCAGTGGCGCAGGGCAGCGGCGAGTTTGACGGCGTGCGCGCTTACCGGCGCGGCGACCCGCTCAAACTGGTGGTCTGGAAGAAGGCGGCCAAGTCGCTGGCCAGCGGCAGTGGCGATCTGCTCAGCCGCGATGCCCCACAGATCCGGCGCCACGAGCTATGGCTGGACCTGGCCCAGGCCGCGTTGCCCGACCCCGAAGCCCGCATTGCGCGCCTGACGGCCTGGGTGTTGCAGGCCGACCGGATGGGTTTGAACTACGGCCTGCGCCTGCCCGGCGGGCAGATCGCGCCCGGCGCCGGCGCCGCGCACCGCAGGCGCTGCCTGGAGGCTTTGGCATTGTGCTGA
- a CDS encoding transglutaminase family protein: protein MTPYQRLDALPRDARDTLFLLCVIAWVIAPQVGVLPVWVSLLAGGLLLWRGVLAWTGRPLPGRWTLAVALLGSMAGTWLTHGTLLGRDAGVTLIVLLLVLKTLELRARRDAMVVFFLGFFALLSNFLFSQSLLTAAAMLLALLGLLTALVNAHMPVGRPPLAQVLRIAVGMAALGAPIMAALFMLFPRVAPLWGLPGDNMSGRSGLSDSMQLGQITKLVLDESVALRVRFDGPDGVVPPQSDLYFRGPVFGFFDGSQWQPLLRHFGDERLAQTDSAVHLRVQGTPLRYEVTLAPHQRPWLLLLDAALEPPVVAGMQTFMTPDLQWRTSRPITNVLRYQARSYTRFSYGLDAVAADLRVYTALPPGLNPRTLALARQMRSQPQMGPDHPGSAEALVRATLARLRSGGYTYTLEPGPYGPDSADEFWFDHKQGFCEHIASAFVLLMRALDIPARIVTGYQGGERNPIDGLWTVRQSDAHAWAEVWIARRGWVRVDPTGAVAPSRTGAFQRLRVPPGALAAAMEQVISPDLTQSLRALWEAANNRWNQWVLNYTQSRQLDLLKSLGFATPDWPDLIVLLGLLVLLAALAGIAWSLWERNRHDPWLRLLARARQRLARAGLALPETLPPRALAERALARFGAPAAALAEWLLRLEQLRYAARPDTGLARLRREFGALPWSALARH, encoded by the coding sequence ATGACGCCGTACCAGCGCCTCGATGCCCTGCCCCGCGACGCCCGGGACACGCTCTTTTTGCTGTGCGTGATCGCCTGGGTCATCGCACCGCAGGTCGGCGTCTTGCCAGTGTGGGTCAGCCTGCTGGCCGGCGGCCTGCTGCTGTGGCGCGGCGTGCTGGCCTGGACGGGCCGCCCGTTGCCCGGGCGCTGGACACTGGCCGTCGCGCTGCTCGGGTCCATGGCCGGCACATGGCTGACCCATGGCACCTTGCTCGGTCGCGATGCCGGGGTGACGCTGATCGTGCTGCTGCTGGTGCTCAAGACGCTGGAACTGCGCGCGCGGCGCGATGCGATGGTGGTGTTCTTCCTGGGCTTTTTCGCGCTGCTGAGCAATTTTCTTTTCTCGCAGTCGCTGCTCACCGCCGCAGCCATGTTGCTGGCGCTGCTCGGGCTGTTGACGGCCCTGGTCAACGCCCATATGCCGGTGGGCCGCCCGCCGCTTGCGCAGGTGTTGCGCATCGCCGTCGGCATGGCTGCGCTGGGCGCGCCCATCATGGCCGCGCTGTTCATGCTGTTTCCGCGCGTGGCGCCGCTGTGGGGCCTGCCCGGCGACAACATGAGCGGGCGCAGCGGGCTGTCCGATTCGATGCAACTGGGCCAGATCACCAAGCTGGTGCTCGACGAAAGCGTGGCACTGCGGGTGCGCTTTGACGGCCCCGACGGGGTTGTCCCGCCGCAAAGCGATTTGTACTTTCGCGGCCCGGTGTTCGGCTTCTTCGACGGGAGCCAGTGGCAGCCGCTGTTGCGGCATTTCGGCGACGAGCGCCTGGCGCAGACCGACAGCGCCGTCCACCTGCGGGTGCAGGGCACGCCGCTGCGCTACGAAGTGACCCTGGCGCCGCACCAGCGCCCATGGCTGCTGCTGCTCGATGCGGCGCTGGAGCCGCCGGTCGTGGCGGGCATGCAAACCTTCATGACGCCCGACCTGCAATGGCGCACCAGCCGGCCCATCACCAATGTGCTGCGCTACCAGGCCCGCAGCTACACCCGGTTCAGCTATGGCCTGGATGCCGTGGCCGCCGACCTGCGCGTCTACACCGCGCTGCCACCGGGCCTGAATCCGCGCACCCTGGCGCTGGCCCGGCAGATGCGCAGCCAGCCGCAGATGGGCCCGGACCACCCCGGCAGCGCCGAGGCGCTGGTCCGGGCCACGCTGGCGCGCCTGCGCAGCGGCGGCTATACCTACACGCTGGAGCCCGGCCCGTATGGGCCAGACAGCGCCGACGAGTTCTGGTTCGACCACAAGCAAGGCTTTTGCGAACATATCGCCTCGGCTTTCGTGCTGCTGATGCGCGCGCTGGACATTCCGGCGCGCATCGTCACCGGCTACCAGGGCGGCGAGCGCAACCCGATCGATGGCCTTTGGACGGTGCGCCAGAGCGACGCCCATGCCTGGGCCGAGGTCTGGATCGCCCGGCGCGGCTGGGTGCGCGTGGACCCCACCGGCGCCGTTGCGCCCAGTCGCACCGGCGCCTTCCAGCGGCTGCGGGTGCCCCCGGGCGCGTTGGCTGCGGCGATGGAGCAGGTCATCAGCCCGGACCTGACGCAAAGCCTGCGCGCCCTCTGGGAGGCGGCGAACAACCGCTGGAACCAGTGGGTGCTGAACTACACGCAAAGCCGCCAGCTCGACCTGCTCAAATCGCTGGGTTTTGCGACACCGGACTGGCCGGACCTGATCGTGCTGCTGGGCCTGCTGGTGCTGCTGGCCGCGCTGGCCGGCATCGCCTGGAGCCTGTGGGAGCGCAACCGGCATGACCCCTGGCTGCGGCTGCTGGCGCGCGCGCGCCAGCGCCTGGCGCGCGCCGGCCTGGCGCTGCCCGAGACGCTGCCGCCGCGTGCGCTGGCCGAGCGGGCCTTGGCCCGATTCGGGGCGCCCGCTGCGGCGCTGGCCGAATGGCTGCTGCGCCTGGAGCAACTGCGCTACGCGGCCCGGCCCGACACCGGACTGGCCCGGCTGCGGCGCGAGTTCGGCGCGCTGCCCTGGTCTGCGCTGGCCAGGCACTGA
- the mltB gene encoding lytic murein transglycosylase B: protein MVMAMLSMAACAIPAGAATALKSAASCQASQASGTDADPAPLLYAARPEALQWADDLAARRDLERQWLRQIIGQARFLPSVQRLMQPPPAADRASKNWHLYRSRFITPARIRAGLRFWQAQRSALARAEREYGVPAEIIVGIIGVETLYGQQQGRWRVLDALATLAFDFPAAHPRAQERTEFFRRELEQFLSLAQRSGMAPTEPCGSYAGAMGLGQFMPSSWVRYAVDFDGNGRIDLFNDPADAIGSVAHYLRGHGWTPGMATHFGVHFDTARLQLAPLLAPDILPTFSAAEMQAQGAMPDAAGAQHAGPLALVELQNGGAAPSYIAGTENFYAITRYNRSSYYALAVIELGRAVAMARAAQATR, encoded by the coding sequence ATGGTGATGGCGATGCTCTCGATGGCAGCCTGCGCCATCCCTGCCGGCGCCGCAACGGCGCTGAAATCCGCAGCTTCATGCCAAGCCAGCCAGGCCAGCGGCACCGATGCCGACCCGGCGCCGCTGCTCTACGCAGCGCGGCCCGAAGCCCTGCAATGGGCCGACGATCTGGCTGCGCGCCGGGACCTGGAGCGCCAATGGCTGCGCCAGATCATCGGCCAAGCGCGCTTTCTGCCCTCCGTGCAACGGCTGATGCAGCCGCCACCGGCAGCAGACCGGGCCAGCAAGAACTGGCACCTGTATCGCAGCCGCTTCATCACCCCGGCGCGCATCCGCGCCGGCCTGCGCTTTTGGCAAGCGCAGCGCAGCGCGCTGGCGCGGGCCGAGCGGGAATACGGCGTGCCGGCCGAGATCATCGTCGGCATCATCGGCGTGGAAACCCTGTACGGCCAGCAACAGGGCCGCTGGCGCGTGCTCGACGCGCTGGCCACGCTGGCTTTCGACTTCCCCGCAGCCCATCCCCGCGCCCAGGAGCGCACCGAGTTCTTCCGCCGTGAGCTGGAACAGTTCCTGAGCCTTGCGCAGCGCAGCGGCATGGCCCCGACGGAGCCTTGCGGCAGTTATGCCGGCGCGATGGGCCTGGGCCAGTTCATGCCGTCGAGCTGGGTGCGCTACGCGGTGGACTTTGACGGCAACGGCCGGATCGACCTGTTCAACGACCCCGCCGACGCCATCGGCTCCGTGGCCCACTACCTGCGCGGCCACGGCTGGACACCCGGCATGGCCACGCATTTCGGTGTGCATTTCGATACGGCGCGCCTGCAACTGGCGCCGCTGCTCGCCCCCGACATCCTGCCCACCTTCAGCGCGGCCGAGATGCAGGCCCAAGGCGCCATGCCCGACGCCGCAGGCGCGCAACACGCCGGTCCGCTGGCCCTGGTGGAACTACAAAACGGCGGCGCCGCGCCGAGCTATATCGCGGGCACCGAAAACTTCTACGCCATCACGCGCTACAACCGATCGAGCTACTACGCGCTGGCGGTGATCGAACTGGGCCGCGCGGTGGCCATGGCCCGGGCAGCGCAGGCAACCCGGTGA
- a CDS encoding RsmB/NOP family class I SAM-dependent RNA methyltransferase, producing the protein MHPEALLDACAELVRLTLRLEHPADAVVSRFFRDHRGLGPRERATLAETVYTVLRKKLLFEHMAPSGSGSRERCLAILGFAGTRDFLHGALTGQEKDWLAQCDAVRPEDLPERHRHHLPEWLVPPLKAQLGAGFWPLVASLAQAAPLDLRVNTLKDKRAVVQKELAQAGIQARATPYSPWGLRIDGKPALARLEVFTRGAIEVQDEGSQLLALLLDAKRGEMVLDLCAGAGGKTLAIGACMRSTGRLYAFDVSAHRLDALKPRLARSGLSNVHPAAIAHERDERIGRLAGKIDRVLVDAPCSGLGTLRRNPDLKWRQSDRTVQELAARQSAILHSAARLPKPGGRLVYATCSLLAQENEAVAAAFGAAHPDFEPLDAGALLERLKVAGAKGLCSGGASGSAYLRLWPHLHQTDGFFAAIWRRQ; encoded by the coding sequence ATGCACCCCGAAGCCCTTCTCGACGCCTGCGCTGAACTGGTGCGGCTCACGCTCCGGCTGGAACATCCGGCCGACGCGGTGGTGTCGCGCTTCTTTCGCGACCACCGGGGGCTGGGGCCGCGCGAGCGCGCCACCTTGGCCGAGACGGTCTACACCGTGCTGCGCAAAAAGCTGCTGTTCGAGCATATGGCCCCGTCCGGCTCGGGCTCCAGGGAGCGGTGTCTGGCGATTCTGGGCTTTGCCGGCACGCGCGATTTTCTCCACGGCGCGCTGACCGGGCAGGAAAAAGACTGGCTGGCGCAGTGCGACGCCGTCAGGCCCGAGGATTTGCCCGAGCGCCACCGCCACCATCTGCCCGAATGGCTGGTGCCGCCGCTGAAGGCGCAACTGGGCGCCGGTTTTTGGCCGCTGGTGGCCAGTCTGGCGCAGGCTGCGCCGCTGGACCTGCGCGTGAATACGCTCAAGGACAAGCGCGCCGTGGTGCAAAAAGAACTGGCCCAGGCCGGCATCCAGGCCCGCGCCACGCCGTATTCACCCTGGGGGCTGCGCATCGATGGCAAGCCGGCGCTGGCCCGGCTGGAGGTTTTCACCCGGGGCGCGATCGAGGTGCAGGACGAGGGTTCACAACTGCTGGCGCTGCTGCTCGATGCCAAGCGCGGCGAGATGGTGCTGGACTTGTGCGCCGGTGCCGGTGGCAAGACCTTGGCCATCGGCGCTTGCATGCGCAGCACCGGGCGCCTGTACGCATTCGATGTTTCCGCGCACCGCCTGGATGCGCTCAAGCCCCGCCTGGCCCGCAGTGGCCTGTCGAATGTGCACCCGGCCGCCATTGCGCATGAGCGCGATGAGCGCATCGGGCGCCTGGCGGGCAAGATCGACCGGGTGCTGGTGGATGCGCCCTGTTCGGGCCTGGGCACCTTGCGGCGCAATCCCGACCTCAAGTGGCGCCAGTCGGACCGGACGGTGCAGGAATTGGCGGCCAGGCAAAGCGCCATTTTGCACAGCGCGGCGCGCCTGCCCAAGCCGGGAGGGCGCTTGGTGTATGCCACTTGCAGCCTGCTGGCGCAAGAAAACGAGGCGGTTGCTGCGGCCTTTGGCGCGGCGCACCCGGACTTCGAGCCGCTCGATGCCGGCGCGCTGCTCGAACGACTCAAGGTCGCCGGGGCCAAGGGGCTGTGCAGCGGCGGCGCCTCAGGCAGCGCCTATTTGCGCCTGTGGCCCCATCTGCACCAGACAGACGGGTTCTTCGCGGCCATTTGGCGCCGCCAGTGA
- the purN gene encoding phosphoribosylglycinamide formyltransferase, with translation MKNIVILISGAGSNMAAIVRAAQQEDWAQRDGARVAAVISHRPDAAGLAFARAQGIAALALDHRAYASRAAFDAELAAAIDRQQPALVVLAGFMRILTPGFVARYAGRLINIHPSLLPAFTGRHTHQRAIDAGCRFAGATVHQVTADLDAGPILDQAVVPVLPGDTADSLAARVLTQEHLMYPRAVRACLQRLAALSDAPPKPPTAG, from the coding sequence ATGAAGAACATCGTTATTTTGATCTCTGGCGCCGGCTCCAACATGGCGGCCATCGTGCGCGCCGCGCAGCAGGAAGACTGGGCGCAGCGCGATGGCGCCCGGGTGGCAGCCGTGATCAGCCACCGGCCCGATGCGGCGGGGCTGGCGTTTGCGCGTGCGCAGGGCATTGCCGCGCTGGCGCTGGACCACCGGGCCTATGCCAGCCGCGCAGCCTTTGACGCCGAACTGGCCGCCGCCATCGACCGCCAGCAACCCGCGCTGGTGGTGCTGGCCGGGTTCATGCGCATCCTCACACCCGGCTTTGTGGCGCGCTATGCCGGGCGCCTGATCAATATCCATCCCTCGCTGCTGCCCGCGTTCACCGGGCGGCACACGCACCAGCGCGCCATCGATGCCGGCTGCCGGTTTGCCGGTGCCACGGTGCACCAGGTAACGGCCGACCTGGATGCCGGCCCCATCCTGGACCAGGCCGTGGTGCCAGTGCTGCCCGGCGACACCGCAGACAGCCTGGCGGCCCGCGTGCTGACCCAAGAGCATCTGATGTACCCGCGTGCCGTGCGGGCCTGCCTGCAGCGTCTCGCCGCCTTGTCGGACGCCCCCCCGAAGCCGCCAACGGCGGGCTGA
- a CDS encoding YceH family protein, giving the protein MPFDPAASPLSPSQARVLATLMEKARTVPDSYPMSLNGLLTGCNQKTSRDPVMALSEAQVQEALAALERLALVFENSGYRSPRWEHNFQRGAGVPEQSAVLLGLLMLRGPQTAAELRTNAERWYRFADISSVEAFLDELQQRSADKGGPLAVPLPRSPGTREQRWAHLLCGPVDAGRSNAGVEPVPAGVETLQERIGTLESELASLRATVQWLCQELGITPAPASMPQPGLPAGNGSPGS; this is encoded by the coding sequence ATGCCATTTGACCCCGCCGCCAGCCCCTTGAGTCCGAGCCAGGCCCGCGTGCTCGCCACGCTGATGGAAAAAGCCCGCACCGTGCCCGACAGCTACCCCATGTCGCTCAACGGCCTGCTGACGGGCTGCAACCAAAAGACCAGCCGTGACCCCGTGATGGCCCTGAGCGAGGCCCAGGTGCAGGAGGCGCTGGCCGCGCTCGAGCGGCTGGCACTGGTGTTCGAGAACAGCGGCTATCGCAGCCCGCGCTGGGAGCACAATTTTCAGCGCGGCGCAGGCGTGCCAGAGCAATCGGCCGTGCTGCTGGGCCTGCTGATGCTGCGCGGCCCGCAGACCGCAGCCGAGTTGCGCACCAACGCCGAGCGCTGGTACCGGTTTGCCGACATCTCCTCGGTCGAGGCCTTTCTCGACGAGTTGCAGCAGCGCAGTGCCGACAAAGGCGGCCCGCTGGCCGTGCCGCTGCCCCGCTCGCCCGGCACGCGCGAGCAGCGCTGGGCGCATCTGCTGTGCGGGCCGGTAGATGCCGGCCGCAGCAATGCCGGCGTCGAGCCCGTGCCGGCGGGCGTCGAGACCTTGCAAGAGCGCATCGGGACGCTGGAATCCGAACTGGCCAGCCTGCGGGCCACGGTGCAGTGGCTGTGCCAGGAGCTGGGCATCACGCCCGCTCCGGCGTCCATGCCACAGCCCGGACTGCCGGCAGGCAATGGGTCGCCCGGTTCTTAG
- a CDS encoding acyl-CoA dehydrogenase family protein: MDLAFTSEEQAFREQVRAWVQAHLPKELSRKVHNALRLSRADLQGWAKILGQKGWLGYGWPKEFGGPGWNAVQKHLFEEECALAGAPRIIPFGPVMVAPVIMAFGSAEQQRRFLPGIASGEVWWSQGYSEPGAGSDLASLKTRAERVGDKYIVNGQKTWTTLGQHGDWMFNLVRTSTEGKPQTGISFLLLDMKSPGVSVRPIKLLDGECEVNEVFFDNVAVPAENLIGEENKGWTYAKHLLSHERTNIADVNRAKRELERVKRIAKTEGLWEQPRFRDQIALLEVDIVALEMLVLRVLSAEKSGKNPLDIAGLLKIRGSEIQQRYAELMMLAAGPFAMPLIQEAMDAGWQGDFPGGVTANAPLASSYFNLRKTTIYGGSNEVQRNIVAQTVLG, translated from the coding sequence ATGGATCTTGCATTCACTTCCGAAGAGCAGGCCTTTCGCGAACAGGTTCGCGCCTGGGTTCAGGCCCATCTACCCAAGGAGCTTTCCCGCAAGGTGCACAACGCCCTGCGCTTGAGCCGCGCAGACCTGCAGGGCTGGGCCAAGATACTGGGCCAAAAAGGCTGGTTGGGCTACGGCTGGCCCAAGGAATTTGGCGGCCCCGGCTGGAACGCCGTGCAAAAGCACCTGTTCGAGGAGGAGTGCGCGCTGGCCGGTGCGCCCCGCATCATCCCGTTCGGCCCGGTGATGGTGGCCCCGGTGATCATGGCCTTTGGCAGCGCCGAGCAACAAAGGCGCTTTCTGCCCGGCATCGCCAGCGGCGAGGTTTGGTGGAGCCAGGGCTACAGCGAGCCGGGCGCGGGCTCGGACCTGGCCTCGCTCAAGACGCGCGCCGAGCGCGTGGGCGACAAGTACATCGTGAATGGCCAAAAGACCTGGACCACGCTGGGCCAGCATGGCGACTGGATGTTCAACCTGGTGCGCACCAGCACCGAGGGCAAGCCCCAGACCGGCATCTCGTTTCTGCTGCTGGACATGAAGTCGCCCGGCGTCAGCGTGCGCCCCATCAAACTGCTCGATGGCGAGTGTGAAGTCAACGAAGTGTTCTTCGACAATGTGGCGGTGCCCGCCGAGAACCTGATCGGCGAAGAGAACAAGGGCTGGACCTACGCCAAGCACCTGCTCTCGCACGAGCGCACCAACATTGCCGATGTGAACCGCGCCAAGCGCGAGCTCGAGCGCGTCAAGCGCATTGCCAAGACCGAAGGCTTGTGGGAGCAGCCCCGTTTTCGCGACCAGATCGCGCTGCTCGAAGTGGACATCGTGGCCCTGGAAATGCTGGTGCTGCGCGTGCTCTCGGCCGAGAAATCCGGCAAAAACCCGCTGGACATCGCCGGCTTGCTGAAAATCCGTGGCAGCGAGATCCAGCAGCGCTACGCCGAACTGATGATGCTGGCCGCAGGCCCGTTTGCCATGCCCCTCATCCAGGAGGCGATGGATGCCGGCTGGCAAGGCGACTTTCCGGGGGGCGTCACGGCCAATGCCCCGCTGGCATCTTCTTACTTCAACCTGCGCAAGACCACCATCTACGGCGGCTCCAACGAGGTGCAGCGCAACATCGTCGCGCAAACCGTCCTGGGCTGA
- a CDS encoding acyl-CoA dehydrogenase family protein, with product MDFDFSDNQEQLRDAVRKWVDRGYSFERYRAGVAAGGFARQAWSELAGLGLTALTVPEEYGGLGQGAIDAMVVAEELGRGLVLEPIAQAFIASAVLTRSAPAAVQSAWLPRVASGQALVVLAQQERKARYHLDVCEAKAALAQSGYLLSAMKSMVPAGDQADACIVPAQLAGKIALFLVERTASGLSTQGYITQDGSRAAELRLTHAPATLITTDGLAALELALDTGIAATCAEAVGVMDKTLAATVAYMNQRRQFGVPIANFQALRHRVADMKMHMELARSMSYYASLKLGAPAAERRAAMARAKVQLGQSMRFVGQQAVQLHGGIGVTDEYIVSHYFKKLTQLEIRFGDTLHHLGEVSGRMQDTAGVFA from the coding sequence ATGGATTTCGATTTTTCCGACAACCAGGAGCAACTGCGCGATGCTGTGCGCAAGTGGGTCGACAGGGGTTACAGCTTCGAGCGCTACCGCGCCGGCGTGGCCGCTGGCGGCTTTGCGCGCCAGGCATGGAGCGAACTGGCCGGACTGGGCCTGACGGCTCTGACCGTGCCCGAAGAGTATGGCGGCCTGGGCCAGGGCGCGATAGACGCCATGGTGGTGGCCGAGGAACTCGGCCGTGGCTTGGTGCTGGAGCCGATCGCGCAGGCATTCATCGCCAGCGCCGTGCTGACCCGCAGCGCCCCGGCCGCCGTGCAATCGGCCTGGTTGCCCCGTGTGGCCAGCGGCCAAGCGCTGGTGGTGCTGGCCCAGCAGGAACGCAAAGCCCGCTACCACCTCGATGTCTGCGAGGCCAAAGCGGCGCTGGCGCAATCAGGGTATTTGCTGAGTGCCATGAAAAGCATGGTGCCAGCAGGCGACCAGGCAGACGCCTGCATCGTGCCGGCGCAGCTCGCCGGCAAGATCGCCCTGTTCCTGGTGGAGCGCACGGCCAGCGGTCTGAGCACGCAAGGCTACATCACGCAGGACGGCAGCCGCGCCGCCGAGCTACGGCTGACCCATGCCCCCGCCACCTTGATCACCACCGATGGCCTGGCCGCGCTGGAACTGGCGCTGGACACCGGCATTGCCGCCACCTGCGCCGAAGCCGTGGGCGTGATGGACAAGACCCTGGCCGCCACCGTCGCCTACATGAACCAGCGCCGGCAGTTCGGCGTGCCGATCGCCAACTTCCAGGCGCTACGCCACCGCGTGGCCGATATGAAGATGCACATGGAGTTGGCACGCTCGATGAGCTATTACGCCAGCCTCAAACTGGGCGCCCCTGCCGCCGAGCGCCGCGCCGCCATGGCCCGCGCCAAGGTGCAACTGGGCCAGTCCATGCGCTTCGTGGGTCAGCAGGCCGTGCAACTGCATGGCGGCATTGGCGTGACGGACGAATACATCGTGAGCCACTATTTCAAAAAGCTCACGCAGTTGGAGATCCGCTTTGGCGATACGCTGCACCACCTGGGCGAGGTGTCAGGCCGCATGCAGGACACGGCAGGGGTGTTTGCCTGA